One window of the Cherax quadricarinatus isolate ZL_2023a chromosome 50, ASM3850222v1, whole genome shotgun sequence genome contains the following:
- the LOC128695440 gene encoding uncharacterized protein has translation MKSVALACLFLAVAVIAQDSYYTRKLPADKLRDFPGMCFGSTTCRVYKEGETWPLVPFCGNATCVKEGEQLFEQVQECPRAKPNPDCEEVLSDPTQVPFPACCPTYTCKEGVTVAYYTQAENEALIAEAAKAAKAAPPAEAAPAA, from the exons ATGAAGAGTGTAGCGTTGGCATGTTTGTTCCTGGCTGTGGCAGTCATTGCCCAGGACAGTTACTACACCAGGAAGCTTCCAGCTGACAAGCTCAGAG ATTTCCCTGGGATGTGCTTTGGGTCAACGACTTGCCGAGTGTACAAGGAAGGTGAGACGTGGCCCCTTGTGCCCTTCTGTGGCAATGCTACCTGCGTGAAGGAAGGTGAACAGCTGTTTGAGCAGGTCCAGGAGTGTCCCAGGGCTAAGCCCAACCCTGACTGTGAGGAAGTCCTGAGTGACCCTACACAGGTGCCATTCCCTGCCTGCTGTCCTACTTACACATGCAAGGAGGGCGTCACTGTTGCGTACTACACCCAGGCTGAGAATGAGGCCCTCATTGCAGAAGCTGCCAAGGCTGCAAAGGCTGCTCCCCCTGCAGAGGCTGCTCCCGCTGCATAG